One genomic window of Mastomys coucha isolate ucsf_1 unplaced genomic scaffold, UCSF_Mcou_1 pScaffold8, whole genome shotgun sequence includes the following:
- the Ankrd34b gene encoding ankyrin repeat domain-containing protein 34B has translation MDEGSEVSTDGNSLIKAVHQSRLRLTRLLLEGGAYINESNDRGETPLMIACKTKHVDQQSVGRAKMVKYLLENSADPNIQDKSGKSALMHACLERAGPEVVSLLLKSGADLSLQDHSGYSALVYAINAEDRDTLKVLLSACQAKGKEVIIITTAKSPSGRHTTQQYLNMPPADLDGSHPPATPSEIDIKTASLPLSYSSETDLTLFGFKDKELSGGSDNTWDPDSPRRKPVMATNGPKLSQAPAWIKSTPSLKHQARVASLQEELQDITPEEEIAYKTNALALSKRFITRHQSIDVKDTAHLLRAFDQVNSRKMSHDEINYHALFPEGNQTCVEIPPDQDPDSNQIFASTLKSIVQKRNSGANHYSSDSQLAEGLTPPNLEDGKAAKKKIFAPSPSLLSGSKELVETAPPGPLSRRNHAVLERRGSGAFPIDHSLVQSRPGFLPPLNVNPHPPITDIGVNNKICGLLSCGQKVLMPTAPIYPKEFKTKKMLLRRQSLQTEQIKQLVNF, from the coding sequence aTGGATGAAGGCTCAGAAGTTTCAACAGATGGAAATTCCTTGATCAAAGCAGTGCATCAGAGCCGGCTTCGCCTCACTAGGCTTTTGCTAGAAGGTGGCGCCTACATCAATGAAAGCAACGACCGTGGGGAAACCCCTTTAATGATTGCTTGTAAGACCAAACATGTCGACCAACAGAGCGTCGGCAGAGCCAAGATGGTTAAATATCTTCTAGAGAACAGCGCTGACCCCAACATCCAAGACAAATCCGGGAAAAGTGCCCTGATGCACGCCTGCTTGGAAAGAGCCGGCCCGGAGGTGGTCTCTTTGCTCCTCAAGAGTGGGGCAGATCTCAGCTTGCAGGACCATTCTGGCTACTCAGCTCTGGTTTATGCTATAAATGCAGAAGACAGAGATACCCTGAAAGTCCTCCTTAGTGCCTGCCAGGCAAAGGGGAAAGAGGTCATTATCATCACCACGGCGAAGTCGCCCTCGGGGAGGCACACCACCCAGCAGTACCTAAACATGCCTCCCGCAGACCTGGATGGGAGCCATCCGCCGGCCACGCCTTCGGAAATTGATATCAAAACAGCCTCGTTGCCACTTTCATATTCTTCTGAGACGGACCTGACCCTTTTTGGCTTCAAGGACAAGGAGTTGTCTGGGGGCAGTGATAATACCTGGGACCCCGACTCTCCTCGGAGGAAACCTGTGATGGCCACTAATGGGCCCAAGCTCTCCCAGGCTCCAGCCTGGATCAAGAGCACCCCATCGTTAAAGCACCAGGCCAGAGTCGCCTCCTTGCAAGAGGAGCTCCAAGATATCACTCCAGAGGAAGAAATAGCCTACAAAACCAACGCACTGGCACTCTCTAAGCGTTTCATCACCAGGCACCAGAGCATCGATGTAAAAGACACCGCACACTTGCTCAGGGCCTTTGACCAGGTCAACTCAAGGAAAATGTCACATGATGAAATAAATTACCATGCCTTGTTTCCAGAAGGAAACCAGACATGCGTGGAAATTCCCCCTGACCAGGACCCAGACTCGAATCAGATTTTTGCCTCCACTCTAAAGAGTATAGTTCAAAAGCGAAACTCGGGGGCCAATCACTACAGCTCAGATTCGCAGCTCGCTGAGGGTCTCACTCCTCCAAACTTAGAAGACGGCAAAGCTGCAAAGAAAAAGATCTTCGCGCCGTCTCCTTCCTTGCTATCAGGGTCCAAAGAATTAGTGGAGACTGCCCCTCCAGGCCCTCTGAGCAGGAGGAATCACGCGGTGTTGGAAAGGCGTGGCTCCGGAGCTTTCCCCATAGATCACAGTCTAGTGCAGAGCAGACCAGGGTTTCTGCCACCCTTGAATGTGAATCCTCACCCTCCCATTACTGACATTGGTGTCAACAACAAGATCTGCGGCCTGCTTTCTTGTGGCCAAAAAGTGCTTATGCCAACGGCCCCTATTTACCCGAAAGAGTTTAAAACCAAAAAGATGCTGTTAAGGAGACAGTCCCTGCAGACAGAACAAATTAAGCAATTAGTAAATTTTTAA
- the LOC116083296 gene encoding uncharacterized protein LOC116083296, translating to MPTGRPRFLQPEVAIGSAAPARAPYLRCPAATGTCGHALQPDPATRALHRQSARRSRRGAPTPQPWAPGSSSRVARPEGGGIRRPAGSEREPPTGAGDLRGPGGVRRGAGEPESPGRPLKPAGPWWPAVIRESRVSVPALAAAVSNVEQMPVRRAHPGHTASRPSVPQSHGCHRIPKFPQVQLAD from the coding sequence ATGCCTACCGGGCGACCCCGGTTCCTGCAGCCCGAGGTTGCAATCGGCTCCGCCGCCCCAGCCCGCGCTCCGTACCTCCGCTGCCCAGCGGCCACTGGCACTTGCGGCCACGCGCTCCAGCCGGACCCTGCGACCCGCGCGCTCCACCGGCAGAGTGCGCGCCGCTCCCGCCGCGGGGCTCCCACCCCACAGCCCTGGGCCCCGGGCAGCTCCTCCCGCGTCGCGAGGCCCGAAGGCGGCGGAATCCGCAGACCTGCGGGGTCCGAGCGCGAGCCGCCAACGGGAGCTGGGGACCTGCGGGGACCCGGAGGGGTGCGGCGGGGCGCGGGCGAGCCGGAGTCTCCCGGGAGGCCCCTGAAGCCCGCTGGCCCTTGGTGGCCCGCAGTGATCCGTGAGAGCAGGGTCTCGGTCCCCGCACTGGCAGCCGCGGTGTCAAATGTGGAGCAGATGCCTGTTCGCCGGGCGCACCCAGGCCACACGGCCTCGAGACCCTCGGTGCCTCAGTCTCACGGCTGTCACCGCATCCCAAAGTTTCCCCAAGTGCAGCTGGCGGACTGA